CACGAAATCACCGATGCTGACCTCACGGGTCACCAGCCGCTCCACGCGGGCATCAAAGCCCTCGTAGCGTCCGCAGAGAATGACCCAGTGGCCGCCCTGCGTGGCCCAGGCTTCAGCACTGGCCTGCGTGAAGGTCTGCCCTGCGGGGGTCAGCATCACCACTTCGTCTATAGGCGCCTCGGCCCGCAGTGCGTCCAGGGCGCGGGCCACCACATCGACCCGGATCACCATGCCGGCGCCGCCGCCATAAGGGGTGTCGTCCACCTTGTGGTGGCGGTTGCCGGACCACTGCCGCAGGTCGTGCAAGTTCACCCGCACCAGCCCGCGTGCCTGCGCCTTGCCGAGCAGGGCTTCTTCGGCAAAAGGACGCAGCAGTTCTGGAAAGAGGGTCAGCACCGAAAAGGTCAGCAAGGCTTAGTCCTCTGAGTCCTGACCGTCTTCATCGTCAATTTCGTCCTCGCCCAGTAGGCCGCCAGGGGTGTCTTCAGTCAGAACAATCCGGGTAGGCGCGCCGTCCTCGTCTTCAATCACCACGTAGGGCGCTTGCAGTGGAATCTGCGATTCGCCCAGATCGTGGCTGACCACCAGCAAGTCCTGATATCCCATGTCCAGCACGTCCACCACCGCACCGATCTGACGCCCTTCCTGCCAGACTGGCAACTCGCGCAGCTCGTGGTAGTAGTAGCTGCCTTCTTCCAGCGCGGGCAGGTCGGCGTCGTCGGCGTACACCTGAGCGCCGCGCAGGTCGGCGGCGGCCTCGCGCGTCGTGATGGTACTCGGAAAAAGGGCGATGCCCGGATAGGTCAGCTCGGTGCGGCGCAGCTTGAGCCAGCCCCAGCCCTCTACCCAAACACGTGGCAGTTCGCGCAGCTGCTCGGCTTCGCCCAGTACGAACAGCTTCACGCCACCTTTCAGCCCCTGCGGCCCCAGGAAATACCCGATCCGGGTCGTATTCTCCGGGGCGCTCACGGACGCCTCTTCTCCTTGTGGGCGCTGCGCGGGCCGTCCAGATCCACGGTCAGGCGCGAGCGCGGTGGGGTGGCGCTGCGGGCCAGGGTCCGGATCGCCTGGATTACCCGGCCCTGGCGACCAATCAGGCGGCCTTCTTCGCCTTCGCCCACCCGGATCAGCAGAGTCTGTCCCTGACGGTGAACCCGCACCTGCTCCGGCTCGTCCACCATCTGGCGGGCCAGAAACTCCACCAGCTCTTCTACGTCAATCTGTTGGTCGGGGCCATAGTGCTGGCCTTGGTCGCGGTTCATCCAGGCAGTTTAATGCATGGTCGCCGTGACCTGGCCCGCCGGTTCTGCATCAACGCCCTCTAAAGGCCCAGGGCCTGACGGTCTACGGGACTCCAGCGTTACGGTGAGGCATGGGCCTAAAACCAGAGATTCCCCATCCCGAATCCAAAGCCAAACGCGTGGGTTACGCCATCGTGGGCATCGGCAAGCTGAGCGCCGAGGAACTGATTCCGGCGGCCCGCACCAGCGAACATGCCTACGTCGCCGCGCTGGTCACCAGTGAGGAGGACAAGGGCGAAGCTTTTGCGCGGGCCTTTGACCTGACCGAAGACGACGTGTACACCTACGATGAATTTGAGCGCCTGGCCGAGCGGGACGATGTAGAGGCGGTCTATATCGTGCTACCCAACTCCATGCACCGCGAATACGTGGAGCGGGCCGCCAAAATGGGCAAGCAGGTACTGTGCGAGAAACCGCTGGGCATGAACGCCGAGGACGCCCAGGCGATGGTAGATGCCTGCAAAGCAGCGGACGTGTTGCTGATGACCGCCTACCGCTGCCAGTACACCCCGGAACACTGGACCGCCCGTGACGCGGTGCAAAGCGGCAAACTGGGCCAAATCCGCACGGTGGACTCGATTCACTCGCACGTTGAGGACGACCCCGAAGCCTGGCGGCTCAAAATTGACTTGGCGGGCGGTGGCCCGCTGCCGGACATCGGGCTGTATTCGCTGAACATCATCCGCTTTGTGATGGGCGAGGAGCCGCAGTGGGTCTTCGCCGACCTGCACCAGCCGGAAGGTGACAGGCGCTTTGAAGAGGTCGAGGAGCGCGTGAGCTGGATGATGGGCTTTTCCGGCGGTGTGGTCGCCAACTGCCTGACCAGCTACGCTTCGCAGGACACCTCTACGCTCCGGATCATCGGCGAAGAGGGCAGCGTGTTGATGGACCCGGCCTTCGACTATCAGGGCCTGAAGCTGACCATCGAAGACGACGAGGGCAAATTCGAGCCGTCGTTCCCGGCTTACGACCAGTTCACCAACGAGTTCGACCATTTCGCGCAGTGCATCCGTCAGGGCCGCACCCCCTGGACCCCCGGCGAAGAAGGCGTGGCCGATCATGTCGTGATGGACGCCATCTACGAGAGCGCCCGCACCGGAAAACGAATCACCCTGAAGCCTGTGAAGGAGAAAGACGCCTTCCGGGGTGAGAAGAAGCCAGAACTGCCGAGCAAATAACCTTTGCCGCCCGCAGCCGCCGGAGTGCTCAGTTCCGGCGGTTTTTCGTATCCGGCGCCGGTGCAACAGGATTTTGCCCACCATGCTGGACATACTGCCCTGGCCGCTGAGGTGCCCGGCCAGGCCGCCTCTGTATGATGGGCCTGGACTCGGTTCTGCACCACCATGCCTGCAGGGACAGACCGCTGATTTCCTAATCTTTTCCCAATTCCCCAACTGGAGTGTGAACATGCTCGAACAACTCAAAGCCCAGCCCGCCGATAAGATCCTGGCCCTGACCGAAGCCTTCCGCGCCGACGAGCGTCACGGCAAGATTGACCTGGGCGTGGGCGTGTACCGCGACGCCTACGGCCTGACCCCCGTGATGGCCGCCGTCAAAGAAGCCGAAAAGCGGATCTGGGACGAGCAAAAGACCAAGGCCTACACCCAGCTGGTCGGGGACGCTGAGTACCGCACTGCCCTGACCGACATGATTCTGGGGGAGGGTGCCGTTCAGCGGGCGGACCTGTCCAGCAGCGCCTCGGTGGGTGGTACGGGCGCAGTGCACTTGGCCTTGGCCCTGGCCCGCGCCGCCAACCCTGAATTGACGGTCTACTACTCCGACCCCACCTGGCCCAACCACCTGACCATCCTCTCATCTATGGGCATCCGGCATCAGAGTTACCGCTACTTCGACGCCGAGAGCGGCACGGTGGACCTGACAGGCATGCTGGAAGACCTGCAGCAGGCCAAGGCGGGCGACGTGGTGTTGCTGCACGGCTGCTGCCACAACCCCACCGGGGCGAACCCTACGCTGGAGCAGTGGGCACAAGTTGCTCAGGTGGTCAAAGAGTCCGGGGCCACCGCCCTGATTGACTTGGCCTACCAGGGCTTCGGGGACGGACTGGAACAGGACGCCGCCGCGACCCGCCTGCTCACGGGCGCGCTGGATGAAGTGATGATCGCCGCATCTTGCTCCAAGAACTTCGGTATCTACCGCGAGCGCACCGGCTTACTCATCGCCAAGACGGCTGAGGCGCAGCAGGGCACCGTACAGGCCAATATGGCCGCGCAGAACCGCCAGGCCTTCTCCTTCCCACCCGACCACGGGGCGCGAATCGTCAGCACCGTGCTGACTGACGCCGGGCTGCGCCAGTCCTGGACCGAGGAACTGGAGGCCGTGCGCCTGGGCATGCTGGAACTGCGAGCGCAGCTGAGCGCCGCCCTGCGGGAAGAGACCGGCAGCGACCGCTTCGACTTTATTGCCCGTCACCGGGGTATGTTCTCACGCCTGGGCCTGACCCCAGAGCAGGTGGAGAAGCTGCGCAGCGAGTACGGCATCTACATGACCGGTGATTCACGCATCAACATCGCGGGCCTGAACCGTGAAACGGTCCCGGTGCTGGCCAAGGCCGTGGCCGAAGTCATTCGCCGCGAAGGCTGAGTCAAGCGGTAGATCAAAATCAGAGCGGCGAGCAGGGACTGGGTTCCTGGTCGCCGCTTTTCCTATCTCAGTCGGCCCACACCCGCACGGCTTTCAGCATTTCACCGTCGCCGTCGGCCACCGCAATCAATTCACCGCCTTGAATGACAGCGTAGCGGCCCACTTCGGGGCGGCGGGGGCGCTTGCCTTGGCGCAGCTCGGTGGCGACGTTCGCTGTTACTTGCAGGTGGGGCAAGGTCAGGGCGCTCAGATCGCTGTACCCTGCGGCCCCGGCCACTTCATCCAGCGGCAGGGCGTCTGCCAGGTCGTACTGACCCACCCGGGTTCGCAGCAAGCCGGACAGATGGGCCGGAACCCCCAGTGCCGCACCCAGGTCACGGGCCAGCGAGCGCAGATAAGTCCCGCTGCCCACCCGTGCCCGCACCAGTAGGGTTGGAAAGTCGCCCAGAGCGGGAGGCAAGGGCACCTCTCGCCCCTGCGGGTCCGGCCCCCAACCATCCGGTCCCGGCGAGACACGCTGCGGAGCGGTGGCCAGCGAGTCGTACACGCCCAGTAATTCCAGTGAATGAATGGTGATGGGCCGAGCAGGCAGGTTCAGCTCTCCCCCACGCCGCGCCACATCGTAGGCACGCACGCCACCCACCTGAATGGCCGAGTACTGCGGCGGCATCTGCAACCCCTCGCCCACGAACTGTGCTAGCGCCGCCTCTATCTGCGCTGGGTCGGGCGTCACCAGCCTCTGTACCTCATCCAGCGGGCCTTCGGCGTCCAGCGTGGGCGTGCTGCCCCCCAGGCTCATCCAGGCCAGGTAATCCTT
The sequence above is a segment of the Deinococcus radiophilus genome. Coding sequences within it:
- the trmD gene encoding tRNA (guanosine(37)-N1)-methyltransferase TrmD; translated protein: MLTFSVLTLFPELLRPFAEEALLGKAQARGLVRVNLHDLRQWSGNRHHKVDDTPYGGGAGMVIRVDVVARALDALRAEAPIDEVVMLTPAGQTFTQASAEAWATQGGHWVILCGRYEGFDARVERLVTREVSIGDFVMMGGEAAAACIMEAVARLVPGVLGDEASHQDDSFSSGLLDYPEYTRPPVWADEGVPDVLQGGNHGAIREWRRSQALARTLDRRPDLLPHAGLMPQDSAELLRLGASAEQLAAWNAPEPPAPKQKRRRKPPV
- the rimM gene encoding ribosome maturation factor RimM (Essential for efficient processing of 16S rRNA) — protein: MSAPENTTRIGYFLGPQGLKGGVKLFVLGEAEQLRELPRVWVEGWGWLKLRRTELTYPGIALFPSTITTREAAADLRGAQVYADDADLPALEEGSYYYHELRELPVWQEGRQIGAVVDVLDMGYQDLLVVSHDLGESQIPLQAPYVVIEDEDGAPTRIVLTEDTPGGLLGEDEIDDEDGQDSED
- a CDS encoding KH domain-containing protein, whose product is MNRDQGQHYGPDQQIDVEELVEFLARQMVDEPEQVRVHRQGQTLLIRVGEGEEGRLIGRQGRVIQAIRTLARSATPPRSRLTVDLDGPRSAHKEKRRP
- a CDS encoding Gfo/Idh/MocA family protein is translated as MGLKPEIPHPESKAKRVGYAIVGIGKLSAEELIPAARTSEHAYVAALVTSEEDKGEAFARAFDLTEDDVYTYDEFERLAERDDVEAVYIVLPNSMHREYVERAAKMGKQVLCEKPLGMNAEDAQAMVDACKAADVLLMTAYRCQYTPEHWTARDAVQSGKLGQIRTVDSIHSHVEDDPEAWRLKIDLAGGGPLPDIGLYSLNIIRFVMGEEPQWVFADLHQPEGDRRFEEVEERVSWMMGFSGGVVANCLTSYASQDTSTLRIIGEEGSVLMDPAFDYQGLKLTIEDDEGKFEPSFPAYDQFTNEFDHFAQCIRQGRTPWTPGEEGVADHVVMDAIYESARTGKRITLKPVKEKDAFRGEKKPELPSK
- a CDS encoding amino acid aminotransferase, translated to MLEQLKAQPADKILALTEAFRADERHGKIDLGVGVYRDAYGLTPVMAAVKEAEKRIWDEQKTKAYTQLVGDAEYRTALTDMILGEGAVQRADLSSSASVGGTGAVHLALALARAANPELTVYYSDPTWPNHLTILSSMGIRHQSYRYFDAESGTVDLTGMLEDLQQAKAGDVVLLHGCCHNPTGANPTLEQWAQVAQVVKESGATALIDLAYQGFGDGLEQDAAATRLLTGALDEVMIAASCSKNFGIYRERTGLLIAKTAEAQQGTVQANMAAQNRQAFSFPPDHGARIVSTVLTDAGLRQSWTEELEAVRLGMLELRAQLSAALREETGSDRFDFIARHRGMFSRLGLTPEQVEKLRSEYGIYMTGDSRINIAGLNRETVPVLAKAVAEVIRREG
- the truB gene encoding tRNA pseudouridine(55) synthase TruB; translation: MPVFALDKPLNFTSHDAVARVRRLRATKKVGHTGTLDPLATGVLVVCVGSSTKVVQFMERDSKDYLAWMSLGGSTPTLDAEGPLDEVQRLVTPDPAQIEAALAQFVGEGLQMPPQYSAIQVGGVRAYDVARRGGELNLPARPITIHSLELLGVYDSLATAPQRVSPGPDGWGPDPQGREVPLPPALGDFPTLLVRARVGSGTYLRSLARDLGAALGVPAHLSGLLRTRVGQYDLADALPLDEVAGAAGYSDLSALTLPHLQVTANVATELRQGKRPRRPEVGRYAVIQGGELIAVADGDGEMLKAVRVWAD